The Nicotiana tomentosiformis chromosome 9, ASM39032v3, whole genome shotgun sequence genome contains the following window.
CCActaaactttgaagaaggtcaatcaacctacagaccaccaagattcaatggacaATAATATGGCTGGTGGAAGACAAGAATGTATGATTTTATCATGGTTGAAGATTCAGATCATTTGTGATGGACCCTTCGTCCCTATGAAGATCATTGGTGAGACAGCAGTGACAGTCCCAAAGACAAGGAAGGAGTATAATGATGTCGATTGCAAAGCTATCGAGAAAAACTTCCGAGCAAAGAAGATCCTTGTTTGTGGTATTGGACCAGACGAGTACAACAGAATATCAGCTTGTCAATCTACCAATGAGATTTGGTAGGCTCTCCAAACAGCACATGAACGaacaactcaagtcaagcagtTAAAGATCGACATGCTCACTACTGAGTATGAGCTCTTCAAGATGAAGGATGATGAGTCTATTCAGGACATGCATACTCGCTTCACTTCCATCATCAATGAGCTCCATTCTCTAGGAGAGATCATTCCAAGGAACAAACTGGTCAGAAAAATACTCAGTGTGTTACCTGGTTCTTGGGAGAGCAAAGTCAATGCTATCGTAGAGGCAAAAGATATGCAAAAGTTGACGATTGACGAACTCATTAGAAATCTAAACAcctatgaaatgaagaagaagaagattgatCATGAAATAAGAGAACCCAAAAAAGAGAAGAACCTGGTTCTCAAAGCAGACAACAGTGACTCAAGTGGTGATGATGCTAACATGACCTATTCGATACGAAGGtttcagaaaatggttcgcaGAAATGGAAGTATTCCAAAAAGGGAAGCTCTAGCAGAACCAAAGGCTATGATTGTTGTCACAAATATGGGAATCCAGGTCATTTCATCAACGATTGTCCTCTCCACAAGCAGGACCATTACAAGCACAACACAAACAGGACGACAAAGAGGAACTTGGTTCCCGATAGAAAATTCAAGAGAAAAGATGCCAGTAATAATGTTGTGATTCAAGCTCTTGCTGAATGGGGAGATTCCCCTAGTGAATCTGAGGGCGATGATGAATAAGGCGACACCTCCATGATGGCTGTTGAAAGCAAAGCAGCAGAATATGATTCCATTTTTGTCCTGATGGCAAAATctaatgatgatgacgatgaggtAAAATttctagacgttcaaagaaatttgaagtctTACTCTCAAAAGAAGCTTGTATCTTTAGCTAATGTCTTGATTGATGCTTACCATAACCTTATcaatgataaaaatattttaactgAGGAATTAGGAGAGgtagagcatgagagagatgatttACTGGTCGTAGTTGTTAATTTAAAAGAAACCATTAAGAATTTAAAGAATGAAAAGGATATTCTAATTGAGAAAATTAAAAAGGTAGAACATAAGagatatgacttgttggtagtaGTTGTGGATCTGAAAGAAACAATAGGGAAATTAAAAAGGGACACTCTTTCTGTAAAAGCTTCAATAGAAAATTGCATGAAATCTTCAAAAGGAAAGGAAGTGGCGAGTGAGGCAGACCTTATGCTTGAAAATGAACTTAAAAAGGTAAAATTGAGCCTTTGTACTAAACTTGAAAGAAATAGACAACTTCAAGAAGATCTAAgagttaaaaatgacctagaTAAATCTTTAAAGTGGACATGCTCCTCTGATACAATCACTTCCACATATAAAAGTAATGGGAGGAACATGCAGGGAATTGGGTTCTAAAAGGAAAAGGCTCTTTATAACccacatagcaagtatgttactaTACCTGATAACTGGATTTGCACTCACTGCGGTAACACTTGTCATTACAAAGATTTCTGTAAATCTAGGTTTCAGTCCCAacaaaaaaataaagtttttgttgAAAAGTATCTACTGCTAGGGAACCTTGTTCCTATAATAAAAAACGTGTGATGCTTGCTTGGACAAGAAGAAGTTTAATTCGCCTTTTTCCTCATTACAAGGCACCCAAATTGGTTCCTAGGTCTAATCTCTGATTTCTTTGTGTAGGGAGTAGTGAAAGGAAGCAGCCAAAAATAATACATGGATAGCGGTTGCTCTAAACACATGACTGGAAGTACTAACGATTTCTtttcactcaaagccctgcaaggtgggagtgtgtcctttggcaatggcaaaaagggatacattctgggagttggaaaaATTGGAAAGACATCCACTCACTCAATTGAGAATGTGTATTATGTGAATGGCCTGAAATACAGCATGCTGAGTGTCTCTCAAATCTgcgacaaaggaaacaaagtggaGTTCTTATCAAAATCTTGCACAATCACCAATCTTATAACTAGTGAAGTGGTTCTGGTGGCGAAAAGATTCAAAAATATCTATGTTGCTGACTTTGAGTCTCTAAACAGTAGGGATCTTACATGTTTCATGAGTGTTGCTGATGATGATGTTGAACTTTAGCACAAAATATTGGGACATGCAAGCTTCTCCTTGTTAAACAAACTATTTAAGAAGGACTTGGTTCGTGGGCTGCCAAAGTCAAAGTGCAAGGATCACAAGGTGTATGATACATGCGTGAAAGGGAAGCAAGTCAGGTCCTCCTTCAAGCCAAAGAAGGAAGTAAGCACTTCAAGGCCACTGGATCTTCTCcatatggatctgtgtggacctatgaggATGACCAACAGATgaggaaagaagtacatcttTGTCATTGCAGATGACTACTCTAAATTCACATGGACCTTGttcctcagaaccaaggatgaaacttttCCAGTTTTTGCTGCCTTTGTGAAGAAGATTCAAGTGAATATGGGCCATAATGTTGTAAGCATAagatctgatcatggtactgagtTAGAAAATGCAAAATTTGACGAATTCTGTGCTGAAAATGGTATAAGTCATAATTTTTCAGCTCCCAGAACGccccaacaaaatggtgttgtggagagaaaaaataggactcttgaagatatGGAAAGGATGATGCTAATTGGCAGTAGTATACCAAAGAGCCTTTGGGCCGAGGCAGTGGACACTGCTTGCTATATGATAAACAAGTGCATTATCAGGTCCTTCCTAAACAAGACCAGTATGAATTGCTAAATGGGAGAAAACCCAAGCTGACTTACCTGAGAACATTTGGTTGCAAATGTTTTGTTCTCAATCATGGTAAGGAAGCGCTGGaaaaatttgatgccaaaagtgatgaagggaTTTTTCTTGGATATTCTTCACAAAGCAAAGCATACAAGGTCtacaacaaaaggactcaatgtgtagaagaaagtgtacatgtaatctttgatgaatcacaccACACAAGTGGgaaatattcacatcataagaATGATCAAGAGAGAGAGCATTCAAAGGTTCCTGGAGAAGTCATTGATATGGCAAACGGGAAGGCAGATCTGATGAGTCAGGTCAAGAAGTCTAGTGAAGAAGATGCATAAGAACCTCTAGC
Protein-coding sequences here:
- the LOC138899298 gene encoding uncharacterized protein, translating into MDSGCSKHMTGSTNDFFSLKALQGGSVSFGNGKKGYILGVGKIGKTSTHSIENVYYVNGLKYSMLSVSQICDKGNKVEFLSKSCTITNLITSEVVLVAKRFKNIYVADFESLNSRDLTCFMSVADDDVEL